GGGAGTACCTTATAGAGAGTCAAAACTTCTGCTGTCATTTTGGTAGAATCATACCAAGCCCGCCGATTCACCACTTGGGTGATTTCTGTTCTTAGTAGAGGGCGAACCAAATGCTTCTTTCCAAGTGAGGTATGTAGAAGGATTCTTGCAAAGGATGGAACCACTTCCCTCGACAAGCTAACATTTAGCAATACAATCCCCTTCACATTAACCTGAATGGACACAAAACAGATCAAACctcagaaaaaaaatcaatcgtgCATTCATCAACTATTGAAAATCAAcaatgtttaattaaaacatgCATTGATGAAAATTCAATATGTAATGATCGCACATACcatgagaaaaatataaagagtaCAGCTACAAAACCACCTTATGTAGTTGCTGAATTTCCAAAATCATATTGTGATTTACATTCAGATAAAAGCTAAGCATCATAATTTGGCCAAGCAAGAAGAAGTACTCACATTGAAATAATTCATTGATGTTTGAATTCTTTGTGCAGCCATCAGGGCAAGCAACCCTCCATCATCATGACCAATTAGCACTACTGAAGAAAATCCAATCTCAGAACAGAATGATAAAAGCAGGTCAACCTGGAAAAAACATCTTTCAGATATTCAATTTCAGATGAAACATGgatcaagaaaatgaaaattaacaacaGTTACATAAAAGTTTTAGCTATGAATATAAATTCCAAAGAAAACAGGGCTACCCTATTGAATGTTTTTGCTGCCTGTCtcctctctatttttttttcctaccttACAAGGTTCAGTAATCCATGATATCTAACTCACATAAGATTCCTGTCTTAATCTTTCGACCACTAAAGCAATATCAGATATGCAACACTCGATTAGCTCTTGGCCTTGGAAACAAGAATTTGACTTCATATTGGAACGGGTAGCATTTTGATATAACCCCAAATACACAACATGTCTTTAGTACATGTTTAGTTATTTACTCAAgacaaggaagaagaagaaaataacaaaatgtctTATAAAACAACTTGCACAAATCATAAGTATTACTCACCTGACTTTCAAGCTTATAAGGATTAGGCAACTCTTTTTCCTCCCAGTCCTCCCGGCGAGGCCTTGAGCTTAATCCCCAACCAGGCCTATCAAATGCAGCAACTGTACAACTACTCTGCCGAGCTAGACATCCCATCACATGCCTCCAAGAGAAGACTCCTCCACCAAACCCATGTACTAAAACAATACCTAATTGGTCAATATTCTCTAAATCTTGCTCCAGAGATTGAAAATTCAATTTACTAGTTTCATCTTCACAAACACCATCTAAGTGAAAAACAGGGATATCTTCAGAAATAATAGAATTTATAGGACCATCCAATAGAGGAATGTGTAGAGACGAGCCATGAAATTGATTGCTATAGCTTCTGTATAGCTGTGGCTGGATATTTGGAGATGTACTTGGCAAATGTTTGTTAGATTTTGCCAATCCTGCAGCCATTGATGAAGTGCTGCAACTAGATTTGGAGTCAATACAGGACATTGAAGACAATGTATGTGGCGGTGAACCAGGCAAGTTGAGCTTGTAATGAAGTGTAAGTCCCTGGCATGTAATGAATAAGCTGTCAGAGTTTGCAAGTAATCTAACAAGGAGTTCTTCATCACGAGCTGTCCCAAAAGGCCTCCGCCTCATCTCACAGTCACTTTTGGGGGTTCTCCCAGCAGAAGGAGTTGGAGAGCGTGGGACCTT
This region of Glycine max cultivar Williams 82 chromosome 7, Glycine_max_v4.0, whole genome shotgun sequence genomic DNA includes:
- the LOC100817742 gene encoding uncharacterized protein, which produces MGKGGQCFFEKLRRCVRTVFFVVALVASLAVTSLPVVVAVVDVLVPCVLIPNFTCVKCYSIKEHFHRYAFKSSFTDIPLVSVIRSLIILCVYSVCDGPALSHGPYLGTVTLCSFLSIVLLSVKACVFTVNSHMEAEASVSLRKHRLHLKKPWGMPVLFLSSVVFALGHSVVAYRTSCRARRKFLFHRVDPEAVLSCKNVFSGYPKVPRSPTPSAGRTPKSDCEMRRRPFGTARDEELLVRLLANSDSLFITCQGLTLHYKLNLPGSPPHTLSSMSCIDSKSSCSTSSMAAGLAKSNKHLPSTSPNIQPQLYRSYSNQFHGSSLHIPLLDGPINSIISEDIPVFHLDGVCEDETSKLNFQSLEQDLENIDQLGIVLVHGFGGGVFSWRHVMGCLARQSSCTVAAFDRPGWGLSSRPRREDWEEKELPNPYKLESQVDLLLSFCSEIGFSSVVLIGHDDGGLLALMAAQRIQTSMNYFNVNVKGIVLLNVSLSREVVPSFARILLHTSLGKKHLVRPLLRTEITQVVNRRAWYDSTKMTAEVLTLYKAPLSVEGWDEALHEIGKLSSETILSAKNAESLLQAVGDIPVLVIAGAEDSLVSLKSCQAMALKLVNSRLVAISGCGHLPHEECPKALLAAMSPFISRLLSASDSQRQ